The Methanohalophilus levihalophilus genome has a segment encoding these proteins:
- a CDS encoding rolling circle replication-associated protein has protein sequence MKPSGIGYYQIYRFLRTERGQSLFVTKKDDGLLMIRTRPEALDLIPRKAGDTQISNTLQNDEEIDSRREKAISDRLAKMRKRIQPEDIDLRKFIIKLEKSLETLSDEFALAEIEEKERELKIPLKEIYDLQSRTFDLNAIEKPTTEEAKEIIKDLEKRIKGMSFYHAIKAIEDTEQILGIASKHKYGKTGPERYQAIGYTLDNIDIRPVQKKIGKLFDEYLGRTEGAQILLQPDPVQDLYGPCIELDYKTRFTDESRKKQEIAKYLKIWEQAEQTESWNNAVLLTLTTDPKRQPNLWVANKKISKNFNRFISFLTRRLQAKRAKREGVPVREIPANRPPYLCVYEFQQNGRLHLHIVFFGISYLIKKQEMIDLWKKYAQGEIVDFKKLRYDKSSGSFEWQGSRPTDCKQGEKPHTYLKKYVIKNLYDESASGQYWIYNTRFYTYSRKYFLGLTFKRTSRGLYVFLGVFYDGAPPMMASRPGHVLGKGYPIPAPPPDPEPHVQVMNDLCKRGTGAGFRTAYEIINVQLRQETDRLNNIGGKCNYEPN, from the coding sequence TTGAAGCCTTCCGGCATCGGTTATTATCAAATCTACAGATTCCTAAGAACCGAAAGAGGCCAATCTCTCTTTGTCACAAAAAAGGATGATGGACTTCTGATGATCAGAACCCGGCCGGAGGCCTTAGACTTGATACCCCGCAAAGCGGGGGATACGCAAATTTCAAACACACTGCAAAACGATGAAGAAATCGATAGCAGGAGAGAAAAGGCAATATCTGACCGTTTGGCAAAAATGCGCAAAAGGATCCAGCCTGAAGACATCGACTTAAGAAAATTCATAATCAAGTTAGAAAAGAGCCTCGAAACTCTCTCTGATGAATTCGCGCTCGCAGAAATCGAAGAAAAAGAAAGGGAGTTAAAAATCCCTCTCAAGGAGATCTATGATCTGCAAAGCCGGACATTCGACTTAAACGCAATCGAGAAACCAACAACAGAAGAAGCAAAGGAAATAATTAAAGATCTCGAAAAGCGCATAAAGGGAATGAGCTTTTACCATGCCATAAAAGCAATAGAAGACACAGAGCAAATTCTAGGGATTGCTTCAAAGCACAAATACGGGAAGACGGGCCCGGAGCGTTATCAAGCAATCGGCTACACCCTTGATAATATCGACATAAGACCCGTTCAGAAAAAGATCGGAAAATTGTTTGATGAATATTTGGGGAGGACTGAAGGGGCTCAGATCCTGCTGCAACCCGATCCGGTTCAAGATCTATACGGTCCATGTATTGAACTTGATTATAAAACCCGGTTCACTGATGAAAGCCGGAAAAAACAGGAAATCGCAAAATATCTTAAGATATGGGAACAGGCCGAGCAAACCGAAAGCTGGAACAATGCGGTACTTCTCACCCTCACAACAGACCCAAAAAGACAGCCTAACCTCTGGGTAGCCAATAAGAAAATATCCAAGAACTTTAACCGCTTCATATCGTTTTTAACTCGAAGGCTCCAAGCCAAGAGAGCAAAGCGGGAAGGTGTACCCGTCAGGGAGATCCCGGCAAACAGGCCACCTTACTTATGTGTCTATGAGTTCCAACAAAACGGACGGCTGCACCTGCATATAGTATTTTTTGGAATCTCCTATCTAATCAAAAAACAGGAAATGATCGACCTCTGGAAAAAATACGCACAGGGGGAAATAGTCGATTTTAAAAAGCTCCGGTATGACAAAAGCTCCGGCTCTTTTGAATGGCAGGGATCAAGACCTACTGACTGCAAGCAGGGAGAAAAGCCGCACACCTACCTTAAAAAATACGTTATCAAAAACCTATACGATGAATCCGCAAGCGGCCAATACTGGATTTATAATACTCGCTTTTACACCTATTCCCGAAAGTATTTCCTCGGGCTGACTTTTAAGCGAACATCAAGGGGGCTGTATGTGTTCCTCGGTGTATTCTACGATGGCGCACCCCCCATGATGGCAAGCCGACCCGGTCACGTTTTGGGAAAGGGGTATCCAATACCAGCCCCGCCACCTGATCCAGAACCGCACGTTCAGGTAATGAATGATCTGTGCAAGCGTGGAACCGGGGCGGGATTCCGTACAGCCTATGAAATCATAAATGTCCAATTGCGACAAGAAACGGACAGATTAAATAATATTGGAGGGAAGTGTAATTATGAACCGAACTGA
- a CDS encoding tyrosine-type recombinase/integrase: MNRTEAQLIVAATQKEEDPFIRDRNHLFLSLLWITAGRLSEVLKIADSDIENSKITIHAAPGKGIDRVLDIGSDASKVHEYIENWNLRGYLFESIDRNSVRNMIAKYCKDVGLEPVNPHDFRNGRAKELMDGGASSESIKGILGHTGIQERIPSHNFRHADGVGDSDSGKNVLSREQVDKLLKIPKSDFEQRVMVLMLDHGYTRDKAVQVLKDTEKLFK; encoded by the coding sequence ATGAACCGAACTGAAGCTCAATTAATTGTTGCTGCTACTCAAAAAGAGGAAGATCCTTTTATTCGGGATCGAAATCACCTTTTTCTCTCTCTTTTGTGGATCACTGCTGGAAGGTTAAGCGAAGTTCTTAAAATTGCGGATAGTGACATTGAAAATTCCAAAATAACAATTCATGCTGCTCCTGGAAAAGGAATAGATAGGGTTTTGGATATTGGGTCAGATGCTAGCAAGGTTCATGAATATATAGAAAACTGGAACCTTCGCGGCTATTTGTTTGAAAGCATTGATCGCAATAGTGTAAGGAACATGATTGCGAAATATTGCAAAGATGTAGGGTTAGAGCCTGTTAATCCTCATGATTTTAGAAATGGCAGAGCTAAAGAGTTAATGGATGGTGGAGCATCATCTGAATCTATCAAAGGGATTTTGGGTCATACGGGAATCCAAGAACGTATCCCTTCTCACAACTTCAGACATGCGGATGGTGTTGGTGATTCTGACTCTGGTAAGAATGTTTTGAGCCGTGAACAAGTTGACAAATTACTAAAAATACCAAAATCTGATTTTGAACAGCGAGTTATGGTTTTGATGCTGGATCATGGTTATACTCGTGATAAAGCAGTTCAGGTTCTTAAAGACACTGAGAAGCTTTTCAAGTGA